ATGAGCTGGAAGGCAATCGGTGCCACAAAGAACAGGCCCACCAGGCTCATGATGCCTCCGGCCGAGTTGCGGACAATGGTTCCGAGCGCCATACCAATTGCGGCCACGGCTGCCACGTAGATGCTGTTGACCAGCAAAAGCTTGATGGACTGCGAGCTACCCAGATCCAGCTTGAGATCGTAGTTGTCCACGATCGGGAGTGACACGAGGCCCGCAATGAAGGTGGATACCGCAGTCAAAAGGAAGGCGCTGACCATCACCACAATCAACTTGGCCAGGAACGGCGAGAGTCGCTTCGGGACGGCAGCGAAGGTGGAGCGCGCCATTCCAGTGGTGAATTCGGAACTCATCAGCAGGACGCCCAATGAACCGAGGATGAGCTGGGCGAATGCGATGCCGGAGGTGGGAATAGTAACTGCGATGTCTCCGCCCTGGGCAGCAATGGCTGCGGCCGCTTCAGGATCCCGCGCTGCCTGTTCGGCGAACTGTCCCGTTCCCCAGGCCGAAAGTGCTGCGAAGCCAACCATGACCAGCCCGGTGGAAGCCAGGAGAATCAGCGTGGACAACAGCGTGCGGAACTTGATGAACTCGGAGTTCAGTACGCGGTGGAACGCCGGTCCCGGACCGACGGAGTTACGCATGGACCTGCGGTCCAAAGTGGTGGTGCTCATGTCTACTTCCCTCCGGCCTGAACGGGAACCGAGGCCCCGGCGGTGATATGCGAGTGGTATTCGACCTCATCCTTGGTCAACTCCATGTATGCCTCTTCGAGGCTTGCCTGGAGCGGGGTCAACTCGTAGACCATGATCTGGTTGTCCAGGGCCGTTCGGGCGATGCCGCGCGGATCCAAACCCGAAACTTCCAGCAACTCCCGCTCGTGGACTTCCACGGAGACGCCCGTTCCGGCGAGCAGTTGCATGAGGCGCTCCGGCTGGTCCGTTCGGACCCGGGTGCGGGCCTGGCCTTTGCCGGTGATGATCTCTGCGATGGGTGCATCCGCGATAATCTTGCCGCGTCCGATCACGATCAAATGATCAGCCGTCAACGCCATCTCACTCATGAGGTGGCTGGACAGGAACACAGTGCGGCCCTCGGAAGCAAGGTACTTGACCAGGTTGCGAACCCAGACCACGCCTTCCGGATCCAGTCCGTTGACGGGTTCGTCCAGGATGATGGTCTGCGGATCGCCCAGCAGCGCTGCGGCAATGCCGAGGCGCTGACCCATTCCGAGCGAGAAACCCTTGACCTTCTTCTTGGCGACCTCGCCCAGCCCGGTCATCTCAATGACCTCCCGCACCCGGCTCTTGGGGATGCTGTGCGTCGCGGCCATCGCCAGCAGGTGGTTGTACGCCGTTCGACTCGTATGGACGGCCTTGGCGTCCAACAGGGCACCGATTTCACGCAATGGCGCAACGTGCTTGGCGAACGGCTCTCCGTTCACGGTCACGGACCCCGCAGTGGGAGTATCGAGCCCCATGATCATGCGCATCGTGGTGGACTTGCCGGCTCCGTTCGGGCCCAGGAAGCCCGTCACCCGTCCGGCTTGGACAGTGAAACTGACACCGCCCACGGCGGTCTTCTCGCCGTAGACCTTCGTCAGGCCTTTTGCTTCGATCATGGAAGCGTTCCCTCCTCGGAGCACATGTGAGTGCAGATGAGTTTTTGACTGTACTGACAACGCTAGTCAGGGAGGGAGCGGAAATCGCCTGTCTCAGGGATGATTCAGGGTTCAGTCAGGGTAGTCCTCGCGGATGACGCCGTGAACCTGGCGTCCCTAGTCCGCGGGCAGTGGCGAGTACACGCGGAGCTCACGCCTCTTGACAGTGAACACGGCGCTCCGGACGCCCGGCTTCGGTTCACCGTCCACGGCGAGGACCAAAGGTTGGCCAATCGCCTCAACGGTGACGGTGGTTGCCTCGGTCAAATGAGTGACTTTTGAAGCAGCAACTGTGCCTGTGACCACCGCCCAGAGCAGGCGGGCGCGGGCAAACGGTTCGTCCGCCGTGATCATGCGGAGATCGAAGAGGCCATCGTCCAACACAGGGCGTCGAAGCGGAGCGTGGTCGCTTGGGTAGTACCTTCCGCGCCCCAAATACAGGATCCATAGCTTATGTTTCACGCCGTTCACCAAGAGCGTGGTGGGTGAGTTCACGCCGAACGTTCGTAGCGATGCCACCACGCTGGCCAACGGTTTACCCATGGCGGGCTGCAGGCGCTCACGGCGGCGCACAAGGTTCGGATACACTCCAACGCTGGCCGTATTCAGCATGGCAATCTCGCTGGTCTCGGGGTTGTCAGGCAGGCCGCGCTGGACGGCAACATGCCCGAAATCCACAAAGGCGGCCTGTCCTTGGGTGACAGCCTCGATTGCGTCGTCAATCGAACCCGTTCCGAGGTCACGGGCAAAGTGGTTGAGGGTGCCGCCGGGCAAAACCAGCAAAGGCAGGGAATGCTCGACGGCGGTTGCCGCCGCTGAGCCAACCGTCCCGTCACCACCCCACACGCCAAGCGCAACGGTGCCCGGCCGGGTAGCTGCTGCTTCAAGTTCAGCGGCTACCTCCTCTCCCTCAGCAATTTCATGAATATGCGCCTTAGGGAATACAGCTTTCAGAAGCTCGCTGGTTTCGGGGGAGTAGGAACCGCCCAAGACGTTGACCGCAATACTCAGCCCCTCGCCGTCGGAAATCGCTGGAGCTTCCGCCGGCGTTCGTCGGGGCTTGGGCTCTTCAGGCTTGGCCGGCCACCACTTGCGCGTCAGCAGGGCAGCACCCGCGCCAAGGGCAGAACCAAACACAACGTCCGATGGCCAGTGGGCCCCTGTGTGCACACGCGAGTAGGCAACGCCCGCTGCGATGGGCGCGAGGACGGCGCCCAAGGCGGGCGAAACCATCCCTGCTCCCACCGCAAAAGCCACGGCCGAAGCTGAGTGTCCGGACGGCATGGAGGAACTGACCGGCTGTGGGTGTACGAACCTGAAAATGGGCAGGTGTTCCGGCAAAGGCCGCCTCCGCGGGAGCGCCGTTTTGAAAATGAGGTTAGTAACCCCGGAAGCCACGCCCAACGCAAGCAGTCCATGCAGGGCTGCTCTCCTCGGTTTTCCTGGAACCGTGGCCATGAATCCCGCGATGCCGAACCACAGCTTTCCCTTGGTGGCCG
This window of the Arthrobacter sp. StoSoilB5 genome carries:
- a CDS encoding ABC transporter permease, with protein sequence MSTTTLDRRSMRNSVGPGPAFHRVLNSEFIKFRTLLSTLILLASTGLVMVGFAALSAWGTGQFAEQAARDPEAAAAIAAQGGDIAVTIPTSGIAFAQLILGSLGVLLMSSEFTTGMARSTFAAVPKRLSPFLAKLIVVMVSAFLLTAVSTFIAGLVSLPIVDNYDLKLDLGSSQSIKLLLVNSIYVAAVAAIGMALGTIVRNSAGGIMSLVGLFFVAPIAFQLIPGDFFVEARKYLPGNTINPMTAVEHVPDTLEVWQAALVLGAWVVVPVALAMVLLNKRDV
- a CDS encoding bifunctional phosphatase PAP2/diacylglycerol kinase family protein; the protein is MRGFLGKGPKHVARFDQFLLRAVSRQPQGEHDDFFRRLSAAATKGKLWFGIAGFMATVPGKPRRAALHGLLALGVASGVTNLIFKTALPRRRPLPEHLPIFRFVHPQPVSSSMPSGHSASAVAFAVGAGMVSPALGAVLAPIAAGVAYSRVHTGAHWPSDVVFGSALGAGAALLTRKWWPAKPEEPKPRRTPAEAPAISDGEGLSIAVNVLGGSYSPETSELLKAVFPKAHIHEIAEGEEVAAELEAAATRPGTVALGVWGGDGTVGSAAATAVEHSLPLLVLPGGTLNHFARDLGTGSIDDAIEAVTQGQAAFVDFGHVAVQRGLPDNPETSEIAMLNTASVGVYPNLVRRRERLQPAMGKPLASVVASLRTFGVNSPTTLLVNGVKHKLWILYLGRGRYYPSDHAPLRRPVLDDGLFDLRMITADEPFARARLLWAVVTGTVAASKVTHLTEATTVTVEAIGQPLVLAVDGEPKPGVRSAVFTVKRRELRVYSPLPAD
- a CDS encoding ATP-binding cassette domain-containing protein, with product MIEAKGLTKVYGEKTAVGGVSFTVQAGRVTGFLGPNGAGKSTTMRMIMGLDTPTAGSVTVNGEPFAKHVAPLREIGALLDAKAVHTSRTAYNHLLAMAATHSIPKSRVREVIEMTGLGEVAKKKVKGFSLGMGQRLGIAAALLGDPQTIILDEPVNGLDPEGVVWVRNLVKYLASEGRTVFLSSHLMSEMALTADHLIVIGRGKIIADAPIAEIITGKGQARTRVRTDQPERLMQLLAGTGVSVEVHERELLEVSGLDPRGIARTALDNQIMVYELTPLQASLEEAYMELTKDEVEYHSHITAGASVPVQAGGK